The nucleotide sequence TCAAGGGTGACTATTTTACTGGTGGCATGACGACTTAGCGCAAGTTGAAGTTCATCTTTCGCGATCCCTTTGCCGTTATCACGAATGAGAATACGTTTATGCCCCCCCTTTTCGATTTCAACCTCGATTCGATTGGCACCCGCATCAAGGCTGTTCTCCAATAGCTCTTTAACTACGGAGGCGGGGCGCTCTACCACTTCGCCGGCGGCGATTTGGTTCGCCAACTGGGGGGATAATAACTGTATAGGCAAAGGAAAACCTGTTTACTGTTTTAATGTGAGGAAATTAGGTACTTGGAATGCTAAGTACTTGCCCGATTCGTACAACGTCACTGTTGAGATTGTTCGCCGCTTTAAGGCTACTGACTTTAACATTATAACGCTGTGCTAGCAGAGAAAGCGACTCCCCACTTTTCACTTTGTGCGTTCGGTTTGACGATCTCATCGACGCCCATAACGTGCCATCCGGTGGTACTTGTTTGAAATACCGCTTAGTTGCACTGAACATGGCATTGGCTAGGCGTTCACGATGCTTCGCCCAGTTAAGGTTTTTCTCTTCCTGCGGATTTGAAATAAACCCGACCTCAACCAATATGGAAGGAATATCTGGTGCAGTGAGTACAGCAAAACTGGCCGCTTGCGGTCGTTTCTTATGGAGGGATGTCACTTGCTTCAATTCTTCCACAACCTTATTTCCAAGGTCATGACTTGTGGCCATACTATGATCCATCGATAAACCCAGTATGGTCTCTGTTAAGTATCGCTCGCTTGATTTATCGTTAATGACTTCAGCAGCCCCACCTAGCAACTCTGAATGGCGCTCTGATTTCTCCAACCATCGACCTAACTCGGTGTCGGCCCTTCTCATTGATAATACCCATACCGACCCGCCTTTCGGTTGCGGCTGACTAAATGCATCGGCATGGATGGAAATAAGTAAGTCCGCTTTTTTCTGGCGAGCAATTTCAGGCCGCTGATTGGGAGAAATATAATAATCGCCGCTTCTGGTCATAATCGCGCGCATACCGGGCTCGGCGTTCACCATAGCTTCGAGCTTTTTGGCAATACTCAAGGTGATATGTTTTTCATAGGTGCCAGCAGGCCCCACTGAACCCGGGT is from Alteromonas australica and encodes:
- a CDS encoding N-acetylmuramoyl-L-alanine amidase — protein: MVRKILWVMSLCIWAQIVFAAQNNIDGLRIWPSTDSTRVVFDMSGAPEFSYFTLKNPHRLVIDLPRTSDKAKLKTADKTGSLVKRVRYSTPKNKQSARIVIELNRAATPSIFAMAPTHPYGHRLVVDLKDSAPVTAKPQQNTVVMDESHSQRDRDIIVAIDAGHGGHDPGSVGPAGTYEKHITLSIAKKLEAMVNAEPGMRAIMTRSGDYYISPNQRPEIARQKKADLLISIHADAFSQPQPKGGSVWVLSMRRADTELGRWLEKSERHSELLGGAAEVINDKSSERYLTETILGLSMDHSMATSHDLGNKVVEELKQVTSLHKKRPQAASFAVLTAPDIPSILVEVGFISNPQEEKNLNWAKHRERLANAMFSATKRYFKQVPPDGTLWASMRSSNRTHKVKSGESLSLLAQRYNVKVSSLKAANNLNSDVVRIGQVLSIPST